One Faecalicatena sp. Marseille-Q4148 DNA window includes the following coding sequences:
- a CDS encoding nucleotidyltransferase, translating to MNKATLVIMAAGIGSRFGGGIKQLEPVGPNGEIIMDYSIYDAKEAGFDKVVFVIRKDLEKDFREIIGNRIEKRVKVAYAFQELMDIPEKYQEKFAGRTKPWGTGQAILCCKDVVDTPFLVINADDYYGKEAYQEAFQYLTGKKNCEEGKMSASMVGFVLKNTLSENGGVTRGVCQIGKDDMLSNIVETHNIIKTPEGAMVIGENGIQRKIDVNSSVSMNMWGLYPDFFEILENGFRAFLEETPSDQLKREYLLPTIIGDLLQEEKISVKVLKSHDKWFGVTYKEDKEAVVNSIKELIASGIYPETL from the coding sequence ATGAACAAAGCGACACTGGTAATTATGGCGGCTGGAATCGGAAGCAGATTTGGCGGCGGAATCAAACAGTTAGAACCGGTAGGACCAAATGGAGAAATCATTATGGATTACTCTATTTATGATGCAAAGGAAGCAGGATTTGATAAAGTTGTTTTTGTGATCCGCAAAGATCTGGAGAAAGATTTCAGGGAAATCATAGGAAATCGCATTGAAAAACGTGTCAAAGTTGCCTATGCATTTCAGGAACTGATGGACATTCCGGAGAAATATCAGGAAAAATTTGCCGGAAGAACAAAACCGTGGGGAACCGGACAGGCAATCCTCTGCTGTAAAGATGTGGTAGATACCCCGTTTCTCGTGATTAATGCCGATGATTATTATGGAAAAGAAGCATATCAGGAAGCGTTTCAATATCTGACAGGCAAGAAAAACTGCGAAGAAGGAAAAATGTCAGCATCTATGGTTGGCTTTGTTTTAAAAAATACTCTGAGTGAAAACGGTGGAGTGACAAGAGGCGTGTGTCAGATCGGAAAGGATGACATGCTTTCTAATATAGTAGAAACACATAATATTATCAAAACGCCAGAGGGAGCGATGGTAATCGGAGAGAACGGAATACAGAGAAAGATTGATGTAAATTCCTCTGTATCTATGAATATGTGGGGATTGTATCCGGACTTTTTTGAGATTCTTGAAAATGGATTTAGAGCGTTTCTTGAGGAGACGCCTTCTGATCAACTGAAAAGAGAGTATTTGCTTCCAACAATTATCGGCGACTTACTTCAGGAAGAAAAAATCAGCGTAAAAGTGTTAAAGTCACATGATAAATGGTTTGGCGTGACATATAAAGAAGATAAAGAAGCGGTAGTGAATTCGATTAAAGAGTTAATCGCATCCGGTATTTATCCGGAAACGCTGTAG
- a CDS encoding HPr family phosphocarrier protein produces the protein MVSQKVVIKNPTGLHLRPAGIFCNTAVRFQSSITYRVRNTTANAKSVLSVLGSCVKAGDEIEIICSGPDEAEALDAMVLAVKNGLGE, from the coding sequence ATGGTAAGCCAAAAAGTAGTAATTAAGAATCCAACAGGCCTTCATTTGCGGCCGGCAGGAATATTTTGTAATACTGCGGTAAGATTTCAAAGTTCGATCACATACCGTGTCAGAAATACCACTGCCAATGCCAAAAGCGTTTTAAGCGTGCTTGGTTCCTGTGTCAAGGCGGGAGACGAGATCGAAATCATATGCAGCGGTCCGGACGAAGCAGAAGCGTTGGATGCAATGGTGCTGGCTGTAAAAAATGGCTTGGGCGAATAA